A single region of the Demequina sp. genome encodes:
- a CDS encoding ATP-binding cassette domain-containing protein, translated as MRLVATGVAYTYPHGDHQVLAGVDFDIPPGTSAAIIGPSGSGKTTLLSLMGRLLPMQAGSIHAIDDSATERPLEDVASWVLQTVSLLPDRTALDNVMIGAYSAGTSRPDAAARSREALHSVGLAGREDEPARILSGGEAQRVAIARALASGRPIILADEPTGQLDAKTSATVLEAMIGSHGERTVVVVTHDPEVAERCDLVLELRDGVIHERARA; from the coding sequence GTGCGGCTAGTCGCCACCGGCGTCGCCTACACCTACCCTCACGGGGATCACCAGGTGCTCGCCGGCGTGGACTTCGACATCCCGCCCGGCACGTCCGCGGCGATCATCGGGCCGTCGGGATCCGGCAAGACCACCCTGCTGTCGCTCATGGGCCGCCTGCTGCCCATGCAGGCAGGCTCCATTCACGCCATCGACGACTCCGCCACCGAGCGGCCGCTCGAGGACGTCGCCTCGTGGGTGCTGCAGACCGTCTCCCTGCTCCCGGACCGCACCGCGCTGGACAACGTGATGATCGGCGCCTACTCAGCAGGGACTTCCCGGCCCGACGCTGCGGCGAGATCGCGGGAGGCCCTACACAGCGTCGGGCTGGCTGGGCGAGAGGACGAGCCCGCGCGAATCCTCTCCGGCGGCGAGGCGCAGCGCGTGGCGATCGCCCGCGCGCTGGCGAGTGGGCGGCCCATCATCCTCGCCGACGAGCCCACCGGGCAGCTCGACGCGAAGACCTCGGCGACCGTGCTGGAGGCGATGATCGGCTCGCATGGAGAGCGCACCGTGGTGGTCGTCACGCATGACCCCGAGGTGGCCGAGCGCTGCGATCTGGTGTTGGAGCTCAGAGACGGCGTGATCCACGAAAGGGCGCGCGCATGA